From the Campylobacter hominis ATCC BAA-381 genome, one window contains:
- a CDS encoding plasmid mobilization protein produces the protein MKSYKSIRKTIRFTDDEFSTIKEKMELGNYSNFTEFALHSMINKKPSKAKSINKEYLLELNRIGNNLNQLTRKLNKGDRLNNLSLSAIIDIRDSINSLKEKI, from the coding sequence TTGAAATCTTATAAAAGCATAAGAAAAACAATTCGTTTTACAGATGATGAGTTTTCTACCATTAAAGAAAAAATGGAATTAGGTAATTACTCTAACTTTACAGAATTTGCACTTCACTCAATGATTAATAAAAAACCAAGTAAAGCTAAGTCAATAAATAAAGAGTATTTATTAGAGCTTAATAGGATAGGCAATAATCTAAATCAGCTTACTAGAAAACTCAATAAAGGGGATAGACTAAATAATTTAAGTTTATCAGCGATTATCGATATTAGAGATAGCATTAACTCACTAAAAGAAAAGATATGA
- a CDS encoding relaxase/mobilization nuclease domain-containing protein codes for MIVKFFNTKKGGGNSAIDYLLDKRVEQGTSRILQGDEQLTRDIIKNMSQKHKTCVGVLSFEEKDIDEQLKFKLMADFEKALMTDEAQGRYNILWVEHNDKGRLELNFVIPKIDLQTKKALNPYYHNADLSRIASWQDIKNIEYNFKNPKDPSKEQTIQGSKKQVEIYKDYEKLDNFLQQEVKNGTLQSRAEIIKLLQDNGVEVTRQGKDYLSIKLPDNTKAKRFKGGIYSDEFRSIESIRTIGDEQKEREREFSQRDNTAELERLRNQFERAYNAKSKYYKREFEKRDRQHKNRYDNYRTGIDEFKANEHKADNFIDNSISSDFFSPISETSRSDIDDSVRNRIDERARQLREREQEAIRTAKRTRADYKPTQKEPIRLNEREYALLADNRKQQQEPIIDENYIREREKRKREAIKRIRELREARERQRNTELEASIKPSFERLREVREGIKQQHERHTIFADIFRQSEASFRKHITGRIQEFGRQFQRNITEFGETLREQGKRSIKSGIDEVRAFINKHKRELERVLEKGKTKA; via the coding sequence ATGATTGTAAAGTTTTTTAATACTAAAAAAGGGGGTGGAAATAGTGCTATCGATTATCTTTTAGATAAGAGAGTAGAACAAGGCACGAGCAGGATTTTACAGGGCGACGAGCAATTAACAAGAGATATAATTAAGAATATGAGCCAAAAGCATAAGACTTGCGTTGGCGTGTTAAGCTTTGAAGAGAAAGACATCGACGAGCAGTTAAAATTTAAGCTTATGGCGGACTTTGAAAAAGCGTTGATGACCGATGAAGCACAAGGCAGATATAATATTTTGTGGGTAGAACATAACGACAAGGGACGGTTAGAGTTAAATTTCGTAATCCCTAAAATAGACCTACAAACAAAAAAGGCTTTAAATCCTTACTATCACAACGCAGATTTAAGCCGTATAGCATCGTGGCAAGATATTAAAAACATAGAGTATAACTTTAAAAATCCAAAAGACCCAAGCAAAGAGCAGACCATACAAGGCAGTAAAAAGCAAGTAGAAATTTATAAGGATTATGAGAAGCTAGACAACTTTTTACAGCAAGAAGTAAAAAACGGCACATTACAGAGCCGAGCCGAGATTATTAAATTACTACAAGATAACGGCGTAGAAGTTACAAGACAGGGCAAAGACTATTTAAGCATAAAATTACCAGACAACACCAAAGCAAAAAGATTTAAAGGGGGTATTTATAGCGATGAATTCCGAAGCATTGAAAGCATTAGAACAATCGGCGATGAACAAAAAGAGAGAGAACGAGAATTTAGTCAAAGAGATAATACGGCGGAACTTGAACGACTTAGAAATCAGTTTGAACGAGCATACAACGCAAAATCTAAATACTATAAGCGAGAATTTGAGAAAAGAGACCGACAGCATAAAAACAGATATGACAATTATCGCACAGGAATTGATGAATTTAAAGCGAACGAACACAAAGCTGATAATTTCATTGATAATTCTATTTCTAGTGATTTTTTTAGCCCTATCTCTGAAACTTCTAGGAGTGATATAGATGACAGCGTTAGAAATCGAATTGATGAAAGAGCTAGACAGCTTAGAGAACGAGAACAAGAAGCTATTAGAACAGCTAAAAGAACAAGAGCAGATTATAAACCAACTCAAAAAGAGCCAATACGACTTAACGAGAGAGAATACGCTTTACTTGCAGACAATAGAAAACAGCAACAAGAGCCTATCATCGATGAAAACTACATTAGAGAGCGAGAGAAACGAAAACGAGAAGCTATTAAACGAATTAGAGAGCTTAGGGAAGCAAGAGAGCGACAAAGAAATACAGAGCTTGAAGCAAGTATTAAACCAAGCTTTGAACGATTACGAGAAGTTAGAGAAGGCATTAAGCAGCAGCACGAACGACATACAATCTTTGCAGACATTTTTCGACAATCAGAAGCAAGTTTTAGAAAACACATTACAGGGCGAATACAAGAATTTGGACGACAATTTCAAAGGAATATTACAGAGTTTGGAGAGACACTTCGAGAACAGGGCAAACGAAGTATTAAAAGCGGTATCGATGAAGTTAGAGCGTTCATAAACAAGCATAAAAGAGAGCTTGAAAGGGTCTTGGAAAAGGGAAAGACAAAGGCATAG